In the genome of Fusarium fujikuroi IMI 58289 draft genome, chromosome FFUJ_chr02, one region contains:
- a CDS encoding probable 20S proteasome subunit (alpha5) has translation MFMARSEYDRGINTFSPEGRLFQVEYSLEAIKLGSTAIGVATSEGVILGVEKRVTSTLLETSSVEKIVEIDRHIGCAMSGLQADARSMVEHARVESQSHAFNYNEPLRVESCTQAICDLALRFGEGADGEETIMSRPFGVALLIAGFDEDGPQLFHAEPSGTFYRYDAKAIGSGSEGAQAELQNEYHKSLTLTDAETLVLKTLKQVMEEKLDAKNVQLASVTKEKGFRIYTDEEMATVVERLPAN, from the exons ATGTTTATGGCAAGATCTGAATACG ACCGAGGCATCAACACCTTCTCCCCCGAAGGTCGTCTCTTCCAGGTCGAATACTCTCTcgaggccatcaagctcgGCTCCACGGCCATCGGCGTAGCCACATCCGAGGGTGTCATCCTCGGCGTCGAGAAGCGAGTCACCTCGACCCTCCTCGAGACCTCCTccgttgagaagattgtcGAGATCGACCGCCACATCGGCTGCGCCATGTCAGGTCTCCAGGCCGATGCCCGCTCCATGGTCGAGCACGCCCGTGTCGAGAGCCAGTCCCACGCCTTCAACTACAACGAGCCCCTTCGTGTCGAGAGCTGCACCCAGGCCATCTGCGATCTTGCTCTGCGCTTCGGTGAGGGTGCTGATGGTGAGGAGACTATCATGAGTCGCCCCTTTGGTGTGGCTCTGCTCATTGCTGgctttgatgaggatggtccTCAACTGTTCCACGCTGAGCCCAGTGGTACCTTTTACCGCTACGACGCCAAGGCCATTGGCTCTGGTTCCGAAGGCGCTCAGGCTGAGCTACAGAACGAATACCACAAG TCTTTGACGCTCACAGACGCAGAGACCCTTGTTCTCAAGACGTTGAAGCAGGTcatggaggagaagctcgatgCCAAGAACGTGCAGTTGGCCAGCGtgaccaaggagaagggctTCAGAATATACacagatgaggagatggccACAGTCGTGGAGCGACTGCCAGCCAACTAA
- a CDS encoding related to UPC2-regulatory protein involved in control of sterol uptake, translating into MDQETGSSSTSANQKVPANSNQQDESREETDRKRNNIRKRTKTGCLTCRKRRIKCDEGRPICNNCIKSKRHCEGYNQRVVFKDPMGAIQGGPFGPAYYPPGSTHLAPHLQAKTSQGPLPMIAPKPPAFGYHGHQPAPYGHYAHAQGAMPPNPYDFNAPSMPHPYHQPNGMMPPEPPMGYPRPPPDARQHYEEPPYNGQDGLSYAGSNQLKPVAIKRERMEELNHRIPEPDFDYDHYEMPEDDASMGESDDEVQDPRQVLGPVMKQFNGTWDTNGTRVRTFSTFAQCNILSDYTATARITELKDPAMLQIFMHFIQVTGPSMSLYERHPFDHTGENSFDPTPKGANNLWSYTFPVISLNHPALLHSMLALGALQIAKLQNIPATAAMKHYHLAIRRIARNVNTPLRRTQPATVAATLLLSYFEVWSSDHTKWCNHLLGARILFSEIPLRQMSRKYLPVKRYKQAEKDAQNQNQMDSFFPGLSIPSQSELNDLDYSLLQAISGQHIMAEDYGLGEKQPIDLSQTVTDRDIEHYENIRDLFWWYCKMDVYQSMLAGTRLFMNYECWSQCPPRAPISKLEAIYGSYDHLMLLLGRLADFSSKDISRKRKASLARGPPPGAGGSSPPSFPGIVPTDGKFHVPRGFTPPRETSPQSDSTDDHDADASYQAALEEWESIKRGFEAYESSLGPEFQPLKPEFSDKRDSPFGMTMQYRTFSVAGIWMNFYMGMINLVRCHPSMPPAAMQAAGMSARQTGPYSNKLGRIAAGLSEDVSQATEITTLVSAAFIESCFCLFVAAIEYQDEKQRHWVIRHLRDITRLTGWQSAERIATGCESSWIKAAQLGRGPPYQRAPETEPVPVARWQNPRQIDRFIHEVETGEVRRIQIPKAERASLALGLLSVERDLEFLDLKDDN; encoded by the exons ATGGATCAAGAAACTGGATCGTCGTCTACATCTGCGAACCAAAAGGTCCCTGCAAACTCCAACCAGCAAGATGAatcaagagaagagacagatCGCAAGAGGAATAACATTCGCAAAAGGACAAAGACCGGATGTTTAA CTTGTCGCAAGCGTCGAATAAAATGCGACGAAGGAAGGCCGATATGCAACAACTGCATCAAATCTAAGCGCCATTGCGAGGGCTACAACCAACGTGTTGTCTTCAAGGACCCTATGGGTGCGATACAAGGAGGCCCTTTTGGACCTGCTTATTACCCTCCTGGATCTACGCACCTTGCCCCTCACTTACAAGCGAAGACCTCTCAGGGCCCATTACCTATGATTGCTCCTAAGCCACCTGCTTTTGGCTATCACGGACATCAACCGGCACCCTACGGGCATTATGCTCATGCACAAGGAGCTATGCCTCCTAACCCCTACGATTTCAACGCTCCATCAATGCCTCATCCATATCACCAACCGAACGGTATGATGCCTCCCGAGCCACCGATGGGATATCCTAGGCCGCCCCCTGACGCTCGACAACACTATGAGGAACCTCCTTACAATGGACAGGATGGTCTCTCCTATGCGGGTAGTAACCAGCTGAAACCTGTTGCCATCAAGAGAGAAAGGATGGAGGAGCTGAATCACAGAATACCTGAACCTGACTTCGACTATGACCACTATGAAATGCCGGAGGATGATGCTTCGATGGGTGAATCAGACGATGAGGTTCAAGACCCTCGCCAAGTTCTTGGACCTGTCATGAAGCAGTTCAATGGAACGTGGGACACAAACGGCACACGAGTCCGAACCTTTTCGACATTTGCTCAATGCAATATTCTCTCTGACTATACAGCTACAGCTCGAATAACGGAACTCAAGGATCCTGCAATGTTGCAAATCTTCATGCACTTTATTCAAGTTACTGGCCCAAGCATGTCATTGTATGAAAGGCATCCTTTTGATCATACTGGCGAGAACTCGTTCGACCCTACCCCGAAAGGAGCTAATAATCTTTGGAGTT ACACTTTCCCCGTCATATCTTTGAACCACCCCGCGTTGCTTCACTCTATGCTTGCCTTGGGTGCCTTGCAAATAGCCAAGCTGCAAAACATACCAGCCACAGCTGCAATGAAACACTATCACTTGGCAATCCGCCGAATAGCTCGAAACGTCAACACACCCCTCAGACGAACACAACCTGCAACAGTAGCCGCGACACTGCTGTTGTCGTATTTTGAGGTGTGGTCTTCGGATCATACTAAATGGTgcaatcatcttcttggagCTAGAATCTTGTTTAGCGAAATACCCCTTAGACAAATGTCAAGGAAATATCTGCCAGTCAAACGTTACAAGCAGGCAGAAAAAGACGCCCAGAATCAGAACCAAATGGACAGCTTCTTCCCGGGTCTGAGCATCCCCTCTCAGAGCGAACTAAATGACCTGGATTACAGCCTTTTGCAGGCGATTTCGGGTCAGCATATAATGGCAGAGGACTATGGACTTGGAGAAAAACAACCAATCGACCTATCTCAGACCGTGACCGATAGAGATATCGAGCACTACGAAAACATCCGAGATTTATTCTGGTGGTATTGCAAAATGGACGTGTATCAAAGCATGCTGGCAGGTACCAGACTCTT CATGAACTACGAATGTTGGTCTCAGTGTCCTCCCAGGGCACCAATTTCAAAACTTGAAGCTAT ATATGGATCGTATGATCATCTTATGCTTTTACTTGGCAGGCTTGCAGACTTTTCTTCCAAAGATATTTCAAGAAAACGAAAAGCAAGTCTCGCCAGGGGACCTCCTCCTGGAGCTGGTGGCagttcaccaccatcattccCTGGTATCGTTCCTACGGATGGAAAGTTCCACGTACCAAGAGGTTTTACACCACCCCGCGAGACATCGCCACAGAGTGACTCTACAGATGATCACGATGCAGACGCGAGTTACCAGGCTGCCCTTGAGGAGTGGGAGTCTATCAAGCGGGGCTTCGAAGCATATGAAAGCAGCCTAGGACCGGAGTTTCAACCGCTCAAGCCAGAGTTCTCAGACAAACGAGACTCGCCATTCGGAATGACGATGCAATATCGGACGTTCTCTGTTGCCGGAATCTGGATGAACTTTTACATGGGCATGATAAATCTTGTGCGATGCCACCCTTCGATGCCTCCTGCGGCGATGCAAGCAGCTGGCATGTCAGCACGACAGACAGGTCCATATTCGAACAAACTGGGCAGAATAGCAGCTGGCTTGTCGGAAGACGTTTCACAGGCAACGGAGATCACAACTCTTGTCAGTGCTGCGTTCATCGAGAGTTGCTTCTGCCTTTTTGTAGCAGCGATTGAG TATCAGGATGAGAAACAGCGGCATTGGGTGATACGTCACTTACGGGACATCACTCGATTGACGGGCTGGCAATCAGCAGAACGCATTGCCACTGGATGCGAATCCTCTTGGATCAAGGCGGCGCAGCTTGGTCGTGGTCCTCCGTACCAACGTGCCCCGGAGACCGAACCAGTGCCTGTCGCAAGGTGGCAGAACCCACGACAGATCGATCGATTCATTCACGAAGTCGAGACAGGCGAAGTTCGCCGTATCCAAATACCCAAGGCAGAACGGGCTTCGCTTGCGTTGGGCCTGCTCAGTGTTGAGCGAGATCTCGAGTTTCTCGATCTTAAGGATGACAATTAA